The Streptomyces aurantiacus genome includes a region encoding these proteins:
- a CDS encoding response regulator, with protein MSIRVVVADDQELVRSGFSMILEAQPDIEVVAEAGDGVEAVAAVRRHTPDVLLLDIRMPRMDGLEAAGLVCSQSACRVVMLTTFDLDEYVYEALYAGASGFLLKDVRRDDLVHAVRVVAAGDSLLAPSVTRRLVADIVQRRRAQSAQPPPSTTRLDALTAREEETLRLLARGLSNSEIATTLFVSEHTVKTHVSNVLGKLGLRDRVQAVIRAYETGLVTPGSA; from the coding sequence ATGAGCATCCGGGTGGTGGTCGCCGACGACCAGGAACTGGTGCGCAGTGGCTTCAGCATGATCCTGGAGGCTCAGCCGGACATCGAGGTCGTCGCGGAGGCGGGGGACGGCGTCGAGGCGGTCGCCGCCGTGCGGCGTCACACGCCCGACGTGCTGCTGCTCGACATCCGCATGCCCAGGATGGACGGCCTGGAGGCGGCCGGACTGGTGTGCTCGCAGTCCGCCTGCCGGGTCGTCATGCTGACGACGTTCGACCTGGACGAGTACGTGTACGAGGCGCTGTACGCGGGCGCGAGCGGGTTCCTGCTCAAGGACGTGCGCAGGGACGACCTGGTGCACGCGGTGCGCGTGGTCGCGGCCGGCGACTCGCTGCTCGCGCCCTCGGTGACGCGGCGGCTGGTCGCCGACATCGTCCAGCGGCGACGGGCGCAGTCCGCGCAGCCACCGCCCTCCACGACACGGCTCGACGCCCTCACGGCTCGCGAGGAGGAGACCCTCCGGCTGCTGGCCCGGGGCCTGTCCAACTCGGAGATCGCGACGACGCTGTTCGTCAGCGAGCACACGGTGAAGACCCATGTGAGCAACGTGCTCGGCAAGCTGGGCCTGCGGGACCGTGTGCAGGCCGTCATCCGCGCGTACGAGACGGGGCTGGTGACCCCGGGTTCCGCCTGA